A region of Laspinema palackyanum D2c DNA encodes the following proteins:
- the cheB gene encoding chemotaxis-specific protein-glutamate methyltransferase CheB encodes MNKKPIRVLLVEDSLVALMIFKRLLGSTPEIEIVGTARTGIEGLELIPQVHPQVICTDLHMPKMDGLEFTKEVMARFPCPILVISSSVQAEDTHTVFNLLKAGAVDVFPKPRQGVMGNFEAIRHELISKIKVLSGVTVFTLHRRGAEHRETRRASPEVLPPKNAGKILIPEQKRVEPVVQTVKIPSSYTPTPRYPSAPASPDAAGSFRGVKIVAIGASTGGPQALHTILSQLPPKFPVPVICVQHISEGFLKGLVDWLGSECHLPVKIAPAGERPEAGIIYFPPEQKHLELDNSGRFLYSTLGPVSGHRPSVTVTFNAVAKFYRRAALGILLTGMGRDGADGMLELFKQGGVTIAQNEASSVVFGMPREAIALNAAQYILPITDIAPLLLHRLMSDRH; translated from the coding sequence ATGAACAAAAAGCCGATTCGAGTTTTGCTGGTGGAGGATTCTCTAGTGGCGTTGATGATTTTTAAGCGCCTACTGGGATCAACTCCCGAGATTGAAATTGTGGGGACGGCAAGGACGGGAATTGAAGGGTTGGAGTTGATTCCCCAGGTTCATCCCCAGGTGATTTGTACCGACCTGCATATGCCGAAAATGGACGGGTTGGAGTTTACCAAAGAGGTGATGGCAAGGTTCCCCTGCCCGATTTTGGTGATCAGTTCTTCGGTACAAGCGGAGGATACTCATACGGTCTTTAATTTGCTCAAGGCAGGGGCGGTGGATGTGTTTCCCAAACCTCGACAGGGGGTGATGGGGAATTTTGAGGCGATTCGCCACGAACTGATTTCTAAGATTAAAGTGTTATCTGGGGTGACGGTGTTTACGTTGCATCGTCGGGGTGCAGAACATCGGGAGACCCGACGCGCATCCCCGGAGGTTCTTCCCCCTAAAAATGCTGGCAAAATCCTCATCCCGGAACAGAAGCGAGTTGAGCCGGTGGTTCAAACCGTGAAAATTCCCTCGTCTTACACCCCGACTCCTCGTTATCCCTCTGCGCCTGCGAGTCCGGATGCGGCGGGTTCATTTCGGGGGGTAAAAATTGTGGCGATCGGGGCTTCGACTGGAGGACCCCAAGCGTTACATACGATTTTGTCTCAACTGCCTCCGAAGTTTCCGGTGCCGGTGATTTGTGTGCAGCACATTAGTGAGGGGTTTTTGAAGGGGTTGGTGGATTGGTTGGGTTCGGAATGTCACTTGCCGGTGAAAATTGCTCCGGCTGGTGAACGACCCGAAGCGGGAATTATTTATTTTCCCCCGGAACAAAAGCATTTAGAGTTGGATAATAGCGGTCGGTTTCTGTATTCAACTCTCGGTCCAGTTTCGGGACATCGCCCTTCGGTGACGGTGACGTTTAATGCCGTGGCGAAGTTTTATCGCCGTGCCGCATTGGGAATTTTGCTCACAGGCATGGGTCGCGATGGGGCGGATGGGATGTTAGAACTCTTCAAGCAAGGGGGGGTGACGATCGCCCAAAATGAGGCCAGTTCTGTGGTGTTTGGAATGCCCCGAGAGGCGATCGCCTTAAATGCGGCGCAGTATATTCTCCCGATTACGGATATTGCTCCCCTGCTCCTCCATCGCCTGATGAGCGATCGGCATTAG
- a CDS encoding AAA family ATPase has protein sequence MAIAILDYQIGELLHESSNSRIYRAVGLSDNQPVILKLLNQAYPSPEKIAQFKREYETTRSLNFPGIINAYRLERSERQWVMVIEDFGGVSLKTIIQNQPLTLSQFLPIAIVIADILDHVHQQQIIHKDINPSNLVLNPTTQELKLIDFGISTQLSRENPTFRNPNLLEGTLLYIAPEQTGRMNRTVDYRSDFYSLGVTFYELLTGRVPFPSDDPLALVHSHLAQQPIPPHELNPGIPEAISHIILKLMSKNAEDRYQSAYGLKRDLEEGLRQWQNTEQIQPFPLATQDSSDRFQLPQKLYGRQQKIAELLLGFERVCSGGQTELMLVAGYSGIGKSALVQEVYKPITRQRGYFISGKFDQLQRDIPYASLVQAFRSLILQLLTESATQIATWREKLLTALGPNAQIIIDVIPELKAIIGEQPPIPELPGTEAENRFKLVFQNFIQVFTQASHPLVVFLDDLQWSDNASLKLLALLMTTPASQYLYLIGAYRDNEVSSAHPLMLTLEELQKNQAIVNQIFLTPLSLSDVTQLVADTLNTTEEIAQPLAELVEVKTKGNPFFLTQFLSSLYKNKILNFDSDRRCWQWDIHQIAAQNITDNVVDLMVEQVQKLPETTQTCLKLAACMGYRFDLETLALVSQKSRSETAAALWEAISETLILPLGDDYKLMELDIPEIAEGVTVGYKFAHDRIQQAAYSLIPDTDKQAVHLRIGQLFLENIPLENREQNIFDIVHQLNLGREAIVEESLQQELVLLNERAGKKAKASAAFKSALRYFQTAIELLPQNSWEDQYDLTLALYLEAVEAALFSASYALMEEFSEVILHQAITVLDTVKVYELKIQGYVAQNELGEAKKSGLEILERLGMPLPEQPTPSDIGQAMTETRSVWAGKRISDLIDMPPMLDPYKLAATRVFVSLSSAAAIGFPEIYPLILLRMAGLFLQYGTTSQSPGGYVAYAILLCGVENDLESGYEFGLLGLNLQNRLNTKEIETKTLYIFNTFIRHWKEPIRHSVEKLLQAYQSGLETGDILYGGSALLMYCVHSYWAGQELLHINNAISTYSDELIKLKQAISLRWMESFRESGFKLLTPTEEPWTLNSDTFDESSQLLSYQQTGDRIALCLSYLNKIMLCYLFERFPEAAENVALGEEYVGMAIAQYPVPLFHFYDSLTHLALYPESSEPEQQRILEKVTANQEKMQLWAQHAPMNYLHKYYLVEAERARVLCNPSDARDYYDRAITLAKEHEYLNEEALAYELAARFYIARNIPHLARFYLQEAHYAYQRWGATAKVQHLETRYPQLIELRTSTGSKLSATSTSGSSSGETLDIATVLKASQAISSEIQLNKLLAQLLNLAIENAGAQKGVLILSDNNQLKIEAAKLPNGEVQILESLPLETGNFVPPSIINYVARTQENVILANATEEGIFTSEPYILQQQTQSLLCAAIVNQGKLIGILYLENNLATGAFTPERIELLQVISAQAAISLENAQLYRTLEDKVIERTAQLAEANEEISALNEMLKSDNLRMSAELDVTRQLQQKMLPRPEELQAIPGLEIAGFMEPADEIGGDYYDVLNHEGHIKIGIGDVTGHGLEAGMVMVMVQTAVRTLLVNDETDYVKFLNTINRMIHDNVQRMRTDKNLTLALLDYADGLLRITGQHEEVLVVRGTGEIERLDTVDLGFPVGLEMDISDFITQAEVELNPGDGVVLYTDGIPEAENMAGEFYGMDRLCEVVSQYWQESVEAIREGVIQDVREFIGEQKVFDDITLVVMKQR, from the coding sequence ATGGCGATCGCAATTTTAGACTACCAAATCGGCGAACTACTCCACGAAAGCAGCAACTCCCGAATCTATCGCGCCGTGGGTCTATCCGATAACCAACCCGTTATCCTCAAACTGCTCAATCAAGCCTACCCCTCCCCGGAAAAAATCGCCCAGTTTAAGCGGGAGTATGAAACCACTAGGTCTCTAAATTTTCCCGGGATCATCAATGCCTATCGCTTAGAAAGGTCGGAGCGTCAATGGGTGATGGTGATTGAAGATTTTGGCGGGGTTTCCCTCAAGACAATCATTCAAAATCAACCTCTAACCCTGAGTCAATTTTTACCCATTGCCATTGTTATTGCCGACATCTTGGATCACGTCCATCAGCAACAAATTATCCACAAAGATATTAACCCCAGCAACCTCGTTCTTAACCCCACAACTCAAGAACTCAAACTTATCGATTTTGGTATTTCCACCCAACTCAGTCGAGAAAATCCCACCTTTCGCAATCCGAATCTCTTAGAAGGAACCCTCCTCTATATTGCCCCAGAACAAACCGGACGGATGAATCGCACTGTAGACTATCGCAGTGATTTTTATTCCCTCGGGGTGACCTTCTACGAACTGCTTACCGGCAGAGTTCCCTTTCCCAGCGATGACCCCCTGGCCCTGGTGCATTCCCATCTCGCTCAACAACCCATTCCACCCCATGAGCTTAATCCAGGGATTCCTGAAGCAATTTCGCACATCATCTTAAAATTGATGTCCAAAAATGCGGAAGACCGCTATCAATCCGCTTATGGATTAAAGAGGGATTTAGAAGAAGGTTTGCGCCAGTGGCAAAACACTGAACAAATCCAACCTTTTCCTCTCGCGACTCAGGATAGTTCGGACCGATTCCAATTGCCGCAAAAACTGTATGGACGGCAGCAAAAAATCGCCGAACTGCTCTTGGGGTTTGAGCGAGTTTGTAGCGGTGGACAGACTGAACTGATGCTGGTAGCGGGATATTCTGGGATTGGGAAATCAGCCTTAGTCCAGGAAGTTTATAAACCGATTACCCGTCAACGGGGTTATTTTATCTCCGGCAAATTTGACCAACTGCAACGGGATATTCCTTATGCTTCTCTGGTGCAAGCCTTTCGGTCTTTAATCTTGCAATTGCTGACAGAAAGCGCGACCCAAATCGCCACTTGGCGGGAGAAACTGCTGACGGCACTCGGGCCTAATGCACAAATTATCATTGATGTCATTCCCGAACTGAAAGCCATCATTGGTGAACAACCCCCTATCCCCGAACTTCCGGGAACAGAAGCGGAAAATCGCTTTAAATTAGTCTTCCAAAACTTTATCCAAGTCTTTACCCAAGCGTCACATCCCCTGGTTGTCTTTTTAGATGATTTGCAATGGTCTGATAACGCTTCCCTGAAATTGTTAGCACTTCTGATGACCACCCCGGCGAGTCAGTATTTATATCTCATCGGGGCCTATCGCGATAACGAAGTTTCCTCCGCACATCCCTTGATGCTCACCCTAGAGGAACTTCAAAAAAACCAAGCGATCGTCAATCAAATTTTTCTGACTCCGTTGAGTCTGAGTGATGTCACCCAGTTGGTTGCCGATACCCTAAATACTACGGAAGAAATTGCCCAACCCCTGGCGGAGTTAGTAGAGGTCAAAACTAAGGGAAATCCATTTTTTCTCACCCAGTTTTTAAGCTCTCTTTATAAAAATAAAATCTTAAATTTTGACTCGGACCGTCGCTGCTGGCAGTGGGATATTCATCAAATAGCGGCCCAAAATATTACAGATAATGTGGTGGATTTGATGGTAGAGCAAGTTCAAAAACTACCCGAAACTACCCAAACTTGCTTAAAATTAGCGGCTTGTATGGGCTATCGCTTTGACCTAGAAACTTTGGCCCTTGTCTCTCAGAAATCCCGTTCAGAAACGGCAGCCGCATTATGGGAGGCCATCTCCGAGACTTTGATTTTACCCCTGGGGGACGACTATAAGCTAATGGAATTGGATATCCCCGAGATTGCAGAGGGGGTAACAGTGGGGTATAAATTTGCTCATGACCGCATCCAGCAAGCGGCTTATTCTTTAATTCCGGACACTGATAAACAAGCGGTCCATCTAAGAATTGGTCAGTTATTCCTCGAAAATATCCCCTTAGAAAACCGCGAGCAGAATATCTTTGATATCGTCCATCAACTCAACTTGGGCCGGGAAGCCATTGTTGAGGAATCCTTACAACAGGAGTTAGTTTTATTAAATGAGAGAGCTGGTAAAAAAGCCAAAGCCTCGGCTGCTTTTAAATCGGCCTTACGTTACTTCCAGACGGCGATCGAGTTACTTCCCCAAAACAGTTGGGAAGATCAATATGATTTAACTTTGGCCCTGTATTTAGAAGCGGTTGAAGCCGCCTTGTTTAGTGCTTCTTATGCCTTGATGGAAGAATTCAGTGAAGTAATTTTGCACCAAGCTATCACGGTTTTGGACACCGTGAAAGTGTATGAACTGAAGATACAAGGGTATGTTGCACAGAATGAACTAGGAGAAGCGAAAAAAAGTGGGCTAGAAATTCTGGAACGGTTAGGAATGCCACTTCCGGAGCAACCCACTCCCTCTGATATTGGGCAGGCGATGACAGAAACTCGATCAGTTTGGGCAGGAAAGCGGATTTCCGATTTAATTGATATGCCACCGATGCTCGACCCTTATAAGTTGGCAGCCACTCGGGTTTTTGTGAGTTTATCTAGCGCTGCCGCTATTGGATTTCCTGAAATTTATCCCCTCATTTTACTCCGGATGGCTGGTTTATTCCTCCAGTATGGTACTACCTCTCAATCTCCAGGAGGATATGTAGCTTATGCCATACTTTTATGTGGGGTAGAAAATGATTTAGAATCGGGATATGAATTTGGTTTATTAGGTTTGAATTTACAGAATCGCCTAAACACCAAAGAGATAGAAACCAAAACTTTATATATTTTTAATACGTTCATTCGACACTGGAAGGAGCCTATCCGCCATAGCGTAGAAAAATTGTTACAAGCCTATCAAAGTGGATTAGAAACCGGAGATATCCTGTATGGGGGTTCTGCGTTGTTGATGTACTGCGTCCATTCCTACTGGGCAGGCCAAGAACTGCTTCATATCAACAATGCAATTTCTACTTACAGCGATGAACTCATCAAATTAAAGCAAGCTATATCGTTACGGTGGATGGAATCGTTTCGAGAATCGGGTTTTAAGCTATTAACTCCGACTGAAGAACCTTGGACGCTCAATAGTGATACGTTTGATGAATCGAGTCAACTGTTATCTTATCAACAAACAGGGGATAGAATTGCGCTTTGTTTGAGTTATTTAAACAAAATCATGTTGTGCTACCTGTTTGAACGGTTCCCAGAAGCGGCTGAAAATGTAGCCTTGGGGGAAGAGTATGTGGGAATGGCGATCGCCCAGTATCCGGTTCCTCTCTTCCATTTCTACGATTCCCTCACCCACCTCGCCCTCTATCCCGAGTCCTCCGAACCCGAACAACAGCGCATCCTGGAAAAAGTCACTGCCAACCAGGAAAAAATGCAACTTTGGGCGCAACACGCCCCCATGAACTACCTGCATAAATATTATCTCGTCGAAGCCGAACGCGCCCGAGTCTTGTGCAACCCCTCCGATGCCCGAGACTACTACGATCGCGCCATTACCCTCGCCAAAGAACACGAATACCTCAACGAAGAAGCCCTCGCCTACGAACTCGCCGCCCGTTTCTACATCGCGCGCAACATCCCTCACTTAGCCCGCTTCTACCTCCAAGAAGCCCACTATGCCTATCAACGCTGGGGGGCCACCGCCAAAGTTCAACACCTAGAAACCCGCTATCCCCAACTCATTGAGTTAAGAACCTCCACCGGCAGCAAACTCTCCGCCACCTCCACCAGTGGCAGCAGTTCCGGGGAAACCCTGGATATCGCCACGGTGCTCAAAGCCTCCCAAGCGATTTCCAGCGAAATCCAACTCAATAAACTCCTCGCCCAACTCCTGAATCTTGCCATAGAAAATGCCGGTGCACAAAAAGGCGTGCTGATTTTATCGGACAATAATCAACTCAAAATTGAAGCCGCCAAACTCCCAAATGGGGAAGTCCAAATCCTGGAATCCCTCCCCCTAGAAACCGGAAATTTTGTCCCCCCAAGTATCATTAATTATGTCGCCCGGACTCAGGAAAATGTCATCCTTGCCAACGCCACCGAAGAGGGAATTTTCACCTCAGAACCTTACATTCTCCAACAGCAAACCCAATCCCTTCTCTGTGCCGCCATTGTCAACCAAGGCAAACTCATCGGCATTCTTTACCTGGAAAACAACTTAGCAACCGGCGCATTTACCCCAGAACGGATTGAACTGTTACAAGTCATCTCCGCCCAAGCCGCAATTTCCTTAGAAAATGCCCAACTCTATCGCACCTTAGAAGATAAAGTCATTGAACGGACTGCTCAACTCGCGGAAGCCAACGAAGAAATCAGCGCCTTGAATGAGATGCTCAAATCCGACAACCTGCGGATGAGTGCAGAACTGGATGTCACCCGCCAATTGCAACAGAAAATGTTGCCTCGCCCTGAAGAATTGCAAGCGATTCCTGGGTTAGAAATCGCTGGATTTATGGAACCGGCTGATGAAATCGGGGGAGATTATTATGATGTGTTGAACCATGAGGGACATATCAAAATCGGGATTGGGGATGTCACGGGACATGGATTAGAAGCGGGAATGGTAATGGTGATGGTCCAAACTGCTGTGCGGACTTTGTTGGTGAATGATGAAACGGATTATGTGAAGTTTCTCAATACCATCAACCGGATGATTCATGATAACGTGCAGCGGATGCGGACGGATAAGAATCTGACGTTGGCGTTACTGGATTATGCCGATGGCCTGTTGCGGATTACGGGACAACATGAGGAGGTTTTGGTGGTTCGGGGAACGGGAGAAATTGAGCGACTGGATACGGTGGATTTAGGATTTCCTGTGGGATTAGAGATGGATATTTCTGATTTTATTACTCAGGCAGAAGTGGAGTTAAATCCTGGGGATGGGGTGGTGCTTTATACCGATGGGATACCGGAGGCGGAAAATATGGCGGGAGAGTTCTATGGGATGGACCGATTGTGTGAGGTGGTGTCGCAGTATTGGCAGGAGTCGGTGGAGGCGATTCGAGAAGGGGTGATTCAGGATGTGCGGGAGTTTATTGGGGAACAGAAGGTGTTTGATGATATTACTTTGGTGGTGATGAAGCAGCGGTGA
- a CDS encoding cytochrome P450 has protein sequence MNRSYPPGPDGGLFGMGNTIHFQANALGFLETVAHRYGDICFFQMGSNSIYLLNHPDLVQEVFVKNAQNLLKPELLKQSNRGYWGDGLTSLEKEIWKTRRRLMQPAFHHQRIAAYAQTIVDCTREMLAGWELGERVNLDREFLILSARIAARVLFDAELEGYGSATENQKRAGLIPLEEALGEAFTVSQGQGITNIFSLTRLRAKPKMEATLSLIEQCLTAGEDRGDMLSFLISAKDDSGTPLEPSEIIGEVLQMFFAGHHTIPTSLIWLFYSLSQNVEEIETLFREELDRVLGEKLPDAENLRVLGYGQKLVKETLRFYAPNSAIVREIVAEIPLEDYTLQPGTQVWVSPYLLHRDPRNFPHPERFWPDRFAKENAQHSKYAYLPFGVEPRLCIGNEFSLMQIQLISSTIAQCYRLTLQGEGNILPKAGLTIRPDRELWMRVGIPCRP, from the coding sequence ATGAACCGTTCTTATCCGCCCGGTCCTGATGGAGGCTTGTTTGGGATGGGAAATACCATCCACTTTCAAGCCAATGCTCTGGGATTTTTAGAAACCGTGGCCCACCGCTACGGTGATATTTGTTTCTTCCAAATGGGGTCTAATAGTATTTATTTGCTTAATCACCCCGATTTAGTTCAGGAAGTGTTTGTTAAAAATGCCCAAAACTTGCTAAAACCTGAACTCCTCAAACAATCAAATCGGGGATATTGGGGAGATGGATTAACCAGTTTAGAAAAAGAAATCTGGAAAACGCGCCGCCGTCTCATGCAGCCTGCCTTTCACCATCAGCGGATTGCCGCTTACGCTCAAACTATTGTGGATTGTACCCGAGAAATGCTGGCGGGGTGGGAACTGGGAGAACGGGTGAACCTGGATCGAGAATTCCTGATTCTCAGCGCACGGATTGCAGCCCGAGTCTTATTTGATGCCGAACTCGAAGGCTATGGATCGGCAACTGAAAACCAGAAACGGGCGGGCCTGATTCCCTTGGAGGAAGCCCTGGGCGAGGCATTTACAGTCAGCCAAGGACAGGGGATTACTAACATTTTTTCCTTAACTCGGTTGCGAGCTAAACCCAAAATGGAGGCAACTTTATCTCTGATTGAGCAGTGCCTTACCGCAGGAGAAGACCGAGGGGATATGCTCTCATTTCTCATCAGTGCTAAAGATGACTCGGGGACGCCCCTGGAGCCATCAGAAATCATTGGGGAAGTTTTGCAGATGTTTTTTGCAGGGCATCATACCATTCCCACCAGTTTAATATGGCTATTTTACTCTCTCTCCCAAAATGTAGAAGAAATCGAGACTCTATTTCGGGAAGAGTTAGACCGAGTATTAGGAGAAAAACTTCCGGATGCAGAGAATCTGAGGGTTTTAGGGTATGGACAAAAACTGGTCAAAGAAACCCTGCGGTTTTATGCTCCCAACTCGGCGATCGTGCGCGAAATTGTAGCAGAAATTCCCCTGGAGGATTATACCTTACAACCCGGAACCCAAGTCTGGGTGAGTCCCTATCTGCTGCATCGTGACCCGCGCAATTTTCCCCATCCCGAACGATTTTGGCCCGATCGCTTCGCGAAAGAAAACGCCCAGCATTCTAAATATGCTTACCTTCCCTTTGGGGTAGAACCTCGCCTTTGCATCGGCAATGAATTTTCTCTGATGCAAATTCAGTTAATTTCATCTACAATTGCTCAATGCTATCGACTAACATTACAGGGTGAAGGGAATATCCTACCCAAGGCGGGGTTAACCATCCGTCCGGATCGGGAACTCTGGATGAGGGTCGGTATCCCCTGTAGACCCTAA
- a CDS encoding TOMM precursor leader peptide-binding protein: MIPRPQFKAGYRYEIIPSEGVFLLSETGQFLLGGEAYIQIAPLLDGQYTETEIIKHLDGHLSIAEVFYILQRLRDGGHLVDEPALLTPQQAAFWDGLGINSRTVVQRLEATTVSLIPIANLDTAPLQASLEAIGVRIGEDGDRAVVITDDYLRPELETYSQKALTANRPWLLLKPLGKELWIGPIFIPKQTGCWHCLAHRLRGHRQLETYLEEKGRCGPFAPGFLALPSTVQMAFAVAATAIAQWIVCDRPPVLQGEVITLNALTLAKQHHPLLQRPQCPACGNPDWVAKQQSVPPQLQTRPKTFTEDGGHRSCSPEETYQKLAHHISPITGMISSLQPSLIAGDDQSPLHSYIANHNFALADNNLYFLRQGLRTLAGGKGKLEIQAKTSALCEAIERYSGVFQGDEARIRARYQDLETAIHPNACMLFSDRQYQERDRLNAQQTRFNWVPEPFDETQEIDWTPVWSLTESEPRYLPTAYCFYGYSRQHHATFARGDSNGCAAGNSKEEAILQGFMELVERDSVALWWYNRLKKPAVDLASFDEPYFQTLLDYYHSRDRSLWVLDITSDFNIPTFAAISARRDQPGSKVILAFGAHFDPQIGILRALTELNQFLPTLIAETPDHRIEDREVLEWLTLATTENQSYLTPDPSLPQKRRSDYASLSSQDLYADVITCGEIVRSKGLSLLVLDQTRPDTGLHVVKTIVPGMRHFWARFAPGRLYEVPVHIGDLGQPLTEEQLNPIAMFL, encoded by the coding sequence ATGATTCCTCGCCCCCAGTTTAAAGCCGGTTATCGGTATGAAATAATCCCCTCGGAAGGGGTATTTTTGCTGTCCGAAACCGGACAATTTCTGTTGGGGGGTGAGGCATATATCCAGATTGCCCCCCTGCTGGATGGGCAATATACGGAAACGGAAATTATCAAGCATCTGGATGGACATTTATCCATTGCGGAAGTCTTTTATATTCTCCAACGGTTACGCGATGGCGGGCATCTTGTGGATGAACCTGCACTCCTGACACCCCAGCAAGCAGCATTTTGGGATGGACTCGGGATAAATTCACGAACTGTAGTCCAACGGTTGGAAGCAACTACGGTGTCGCTGATCCCCATCGCCAACCTGGATACCGCACCCTTACAAGCAAGTCTGGAAGCAATCGGTGTGCGAATCGGGGAGGATGGCGATCGCGCAGTGGTGATCACCGATGATTACCTCCGTCCGGAACTGGAAACCTATAGCCAAAAGGCTCTCACTGCTAACCGTCCTTGGCTGTTGCTCAAACCTTTGGGAAAGGAACTGTGGATCGGCCCGATTTTTATCCCCAAACAGACGGGATGCTGGCACTGTCTAGCTCATCGATTACGGGGACATCGCCAACTAGAAACCTATCTGGAAGAGAAAGGGCGTTGTGGTCCTTTTGCTCCCGGATTTTTGGCCTTGCCTTCCACGGTGCAAATGGCTTTTGCCGTCGCTGCTACAGCAATTGCTCAATGGATTGTCTGCGATCGCCCCCCAGTCCTACAAGGTGAGGTGATTACCCTCAACGCCCTCACCTTAGCAAAACAGCACCATCCCCTCCTCCAACGGCCCCAATGTCCCGCCTGTGGGAACCCTGACTGGGTTGCCAAACAGCAGTCAGTGCCCCCCCAATTGCAAACTCGCCCCAAAACCTTTACGGAGGATGGCGGACATCGCAGTTGCTCTCCCGAGGAAACCTATCAGAAATTAGCGCATCACATCAGTCCGATTACCGGCATGATTAGCAGCTTGCAACCCTCGTTGATTGCTGGAGATGACCAGTCACCCCTGCATTCTTATATTGCGAATCATAACTTTGCCCTAGCCGATAATAACCTCTATTTTCTCCGGCAAGGGTTGCGGACCCTAGCCGGTGGTAAGGGGAAATTGGAGATTCAAGCTAAAACCAGCGCCTTATGTGAGGCGATCGAGCGGTATTCCGGTGTTTTTCAAGGGGATGAAGCCCGGATCCGCGCCCGGTATCAAGATTTGGAAACTGCTATTCACCCCAACGCTTGTATGCTGTTTAGCGATCGCCAGTATCAAGAACGCGATCGCCTGAATGCTCAACAAACCCGCTTCAACTGGGTTCCCGAACCCTTCGATGAAACCCAAGAGATTGACTGGACTCCAGTCTGGTCTTTAACCGAGTCCGAACCCCGTTATCTCCCCACTGCCTATTGCTTCTACGGTTATTCCCGTCAACATCACGCCACCTTTGCTCGGGGTGATTCTAACGGCTGTGCGGCGGGAAATAGCAAAGAAGAAGCAATATTGCAAGGATTTATGGAATTGGTAGAGCGAGATAGCGTCGCCCTGTGGTGGTACAATCGACTCAAGAAACCAGCAGTAGACCTCGCCAGCTTTGATGAACCTTACTTTCAGACCCTTTTAGACTATTACCACAGCCGCGATCGCAGTCTGTGGGTCCTAGATATCACCAGTGATTTTAATATCCCCACTTTCGCTGCGATTTCGGCACGCCGGGATCAACCGGGGTCAAAGGTGATTCTGGCATTCGGAGCACATTTTGATCCGCAAATAGGGATTCTGCGAGCCTTGACCGAACTCAATCAGTTTTTACCCACCCTGATTGCAGAAACCCCAGATCATCGCATCGAAGACCGGGAAGTGCTGGAGTGGTTGACCCTAGCCACCACGGAGAATCAGTCCTATCTGACTCCGGATCCGAGCTTACCGCAGAAAAGGCGATCGGATTATGCTTCCCTCTCCAGTCAGGATTTATATGCCGATGTCATCACCTGCGGGGAAATCGTGCGCTCAAAAGGATTATCTCTTCTGGTGTTAGACCAAACCCGACCCGATACTGGACTCCATGTCGTTAAAACCATTGTTCCAGGGATGCGGCACTTTTGGGCCCGATTTGCTCCCGGTCGCCTCTATGAAGTCCCCGTGCATATAGGAGACTTGGGTCAACCCCTAACGGAAGAACAGTTAAATCCGATTGCCATGTTTCTGTAA
- a CDS encoding Uma2 family endonuclease, translating into MGDRQLNSYTLPSPDLAPENGLSYPFTSDQTPGSQQSPTQERVTQTLSQLLIQHLRGTNAVVSLHPRPVYIEAASAYCYPDLMVSHDPRDLDRPHGRDGVIQYPCLIIEVISHSGSAGEKLGQFEQYRQIETLEEYVWLDPTQPQLNCWRQIEPGVWEIYRYEPGDDVYLDSLSFLIEIEAIYNRALIS; encoded by the coding sequence ATGGGCGATCGCCAACTCAACAGTTACACCCTTCCTTCCCCTGATTTAGCACCGGAGAACGGTCTGTCTTACCCCTTTACCTCGGATCAGACTCCCGGATCGCAGCAATCTCCCACTCAGGAACGGGTTACCCAAACTCTCTCTCAGCTTTTAATCCAGCACCTGCGTGGTACGAATGCTGTTGTTTCTCTTCATCCGAGGCCGGTTTATATTGAAGCCGCATCTGCCTACTGTTATCCTGATTTAATGGTCAGCCATGACCCTCGGGATTTAGATCGCCCCCACGGACGCGATGGGGTGATTCAATATCCCTGTTTGATTATCGAGGTGATATCTCACTCGGGTTCTGCCGGTGAGAAACTGGGTCAATTTGAGCAGTATCGTCAAATTGAGACTTTAGAGGAATATGTTTGGCTTGATCCCACTCAACCTCAACTGAATTGTTGGCGTCAAATTGAACCGGGAGTTTGGGAAATCTATCGCTATGAACCCGGGGATGATGTTTATTTGGATAGCCTAAGTTTTCTAATCGAAATTGAGGCTATTTATAACCGGGCCCTGATTTCATGA